The nucleotide sequence AAGTTGCCCTGTCGCAGCCCGACTTCGAGCACGCAGTGCGCGATGCGCTGAAACATTTCCGCGATCCGGCGCGCCTTGCCCGCAACCCGCTGGCAACGTCGCGCCTCACCCGCGGAGCAGCACACCCGGTTGCCGAGCTCCAGCGGCAGATCACCGCGGCCGCCGAAAGCCTGGGTGAAGACCCGCGCAGCGAGAAGCTCTATCGCGTGATCAACCGCACGTACCTCCACCCGGCAGTGACGCAGGAGAAAGCCGCGGAAGTGCTCGGCCTTCCGTTCTCGACCTATCGCCGTCACTTGACGCGCGGTGTGGAGCGGATCGCCGCTGATCTCTGGCACCGCGAGCTCTACGGTTAGGCGCCAGATCGAGCAATAAATGGCCTGGATAGTGAACAGTTCCCGGCGGTATCGTCACTCTATCCCGATTTGAGGAGGCAGCGATGTCACTGTCCACCACCAGCCACGAACACGCCATTGTTCTCGGCGCCAGCATGGCAGGACTGCTTGCTGCGCGTGTGCTGTCGGAGACCTTTGAACGGGTGACGATTCTCGAACGCGACGCCCTGCCCACCGCAGCGGAACCGCGTCTCGGGGTTCCGCAAAGCCGGCAAGCTCATCTGCTGCTGCCGGGTGGCGCTCAGGTCATCGAGTCACTGTTCCCTGGCTTCCTGTCCGATCTCAAGGCGATGAATGTCCCTGTGCTCCGCACCTGCCGCGAGATCAAATTCATCGTTGGCGGCCACACGTTGAGTCAGGAAGGCGTCATCGAGGACCCGACCTATCAGCCGTCCCGGCCACTGCTAGAGCGTCAGCTCCGCGCCCGGCTAGAGCGTCTACCGAACGTGGCCCTGATCGATCGCTGCGACGTCGTCGGATTGCACACCACACCGAACGGACGCATACCTCGCGTGACCGGGGTGAACGTCGTGCAGCGGCGGTCCGGCAGCGCGGCCGAGGTACGTGCGGCGGACCTCGTTGTCGACGCAACCGGACGCCGCAGCCGGGTACCCGAGTGGATCAGCGCACTCGGGTGCACGCCTCCAGCGAAGAGCGAGCTTCGGGTCGACCTGAAGTACGTGAGCCAGACGCTACGGTTGCAGGAAGGTGCCCTCGGCGAGTTGCAGCTCTATTTACACGGCCCGGTACCGGGCAACCCCAGAGGGATGGTGCTGATCAGGCAAGA is from Hoyosella subflava DQS3-9A1 and encodes:
- a CDS encoding NAD(P)/FAD-dependent oxidoreductase, producing the protein MSLSTTSHEHAIVLGASMAGLLAARVLSETFERVTILERDALPTAAEPRLGVPQSRQAHLLLPGGAQVIESLFPGFLSDLKAMNVPVLRTCREIKFIVGGHTLSQEGVIEDPTYQPSRPLLERQLRARLERLPNVALIDRCDVVGLHTTPNGRIPRVTGVNVVQRRSGSAAEVRAADLVVDATGRRSRVPEWISALGCTPPAKSELRVDLKYVSQTLRLQEGALGELQLYLHGPVPGNPRGMVLIRQENDHWKLLVFGYGTHRPSADPLRHREFVAHVAPPEVLRAIQQAEALDAPVGHGFPSNLRRHYEKLTDFPTGLLVIGDAACSFNPLYAQGMSVAALQAMALRKSLAGNHRTLARRYFRAAAKPIGVAWQTAIGGDLALPEVEGERTLATRLAERYVSRIQAAAETDPFVARTFLRVSAFMEPPSRLFSPRMLRRVLRPPTQIPPHDPKIGDTSTHVTHAL